The following proteins are encoded in a genomic region of Gammaproteobacteria bacterium:
- the folB gene encoding dihydroneopterin aldolase: MPVATLEVNHYETQVHLGWTEQERETPQKIALDISLRFHQLPSACLSDELEDTQCYAQLIDIADKICQSAAFKLLEHLACKIYEAIKQQLNNPSITVSVRVHKLNPPVSHLKEASFTVSDAL, from the coding sequence ATGCCAGTAGCCACTTTAGAAGTTAACCATTATGAAACTCAAGTACATTTGGGATGGACCGAACAAGAGCGTGAAACCCCTCAAAAAATTGCCTTGGATATCAGTTTGCGCTTTCACCAACTGCCCTCCGCCTGCCTTTCTGACGAACTGGAAGATACACAATGCTATGCCCAGCTGATCGATATTGCTGATAAAATATGCCAATCTGCCGCCTTCAAACTACTGGAGCATCTGGCTTGTAAAATTTATGAGGCTATAAAACAACAACTAAACAACCCTTCTATCACTGTTTCAGTGCGGGTTCATAAACTCAACCCACCGGTTTCTCATCTAAAAGAGGCTAGTTTCACAGTTTCTGATGCGCTATAA
- the aspS gene encoding aspartate--tRNA ligase: protein MKRTHYCGEVTERLLGQKVTVVGWAHRRRDHGGVIFVDLRDREGLLQIVINPDQEATFATAEKIRNEFVLQVYGQVRPRLEGTVNDKLKTGKVEVVAESLEILNTAEPVPFRIDEQQTISEEVRLKYRYLDLRRSEMSQRLRTRANITKIMREYLNEQGFIDVETPFLTKSTPEGARDYLVPSRVHPGEFFALPQSPQLFKQLLMMSGMDKYYQIVKCFRDEDLRADRQPEFTQLDIEASFIDESDIQLLVENMMRRIFKTVIGVDLSSSFPRMTYKEAMWRYGSDKPDMRIPLEFIEVADLMRDVDFKVFSGPANDAASRVAALKVSGGADISRKEIDDYTQLVAIYGAKGLAYIKVNHLDQGMEGLQSPIIKFIPEVTVKALLQRVNAQSGDIIFFAADKIKIVNESLGALRSKIGHDRKLFTCDWAALWIVDFPMFEFTDGRWNSLHHPFTAPVLKSLEDLTESPGELISRGYDMVINGYEVGGGSIRIHQTEMQQKVFELLGIGAQEADEKFGFLLDALKFGCPPHGGIAFGLDRITMLLTNTTSIRDVIAFPKTQTASCLMTNAPSPVDTKQLQELGIKTNKATS from the coding sequence ATGAAACGTACACACTATTGTGGTGAAGTGACTGAACGCTTGTTGGGTCAAAAAGTAACTGTTGTTGGTTGGGCGCATCGTCGTCGTGATCATGGCGGGGTAATTTTTGTGGATTTACGGGATCGTGAAGGTTTATTGCAAATCGTGATTAATCCCGATCAAGAAGCGACATTTGCGACCGCTGAAAAAATTCGCAATGAATTTGTCTTGCAAGTATATGGACAAGTGCGGCCGCGTTTGGAAGGCACTGTCAATGACAAGTTGAAAACCGGCAAAGTTGAAGTGGTGGCTGAATCACTAGAAATTTTAAATACCGCTGAGCCAGTACCTTTTCGTATCGATGAACAACAAACCATTAGTGAAGAAGTGCGTTTGAAATATCGTTATCTCGATTTACGTCGTAGTGAAATGTCACAACGTTTACGTACACGTGCCAATATTACTAAAATTATGCGTGAATATCTCAATGAACAAGGATTTATTGATGTTGAGACACCGTTTTTAACTAAGTCTACGCCAGAAGGCGCCCGAGATTATTTGGTGCCTAGCCGCGTGCATCCTGGTGAATTTTTTGCGTTACCACAATCACCACAATTATTTAAACAATTATTGATGATGTCTGGCATGGATAAATATTATCAAATCGTTAAATGTTTTCGAGATGAAGATTTGCGTGCAGATAGACAGCCTGAATTTACGCAGTTAGATATAGAAGCATCATTTATTGATGAGTCTGATATTCAGTTGTTAGTTGAAAACATGATGCGTCGTATTTTTAAAACTGTGATAGGTGTCGATTTATCGTCGTCATTTCCAAGAATGACCTACAAAGAAGCAATGTGGCGTTATGGAAGTGATAAGCCCGATATGCGTATTCCATTAGAATTTATTGAAGTTGCCGATTTAATGCGCGACGTTGATTTTAAGGTGTTTAGTGGGCCGGCGAATGATGCAGCAAGCCGTGTAGCAGCATTAAAAGTGTCTGGTGGTGCTGATATCTCTCGCAAAGAAATTGACGATTATACGCAATTGGTGGCTATTTATGGCGCAAAAGGATTGGCGTATATCAAAGTCAATCATCTGGATCAAGGTATGGAAGGGCTTCAATCGCCTATCATAAAATTTATTCCAGAAGTGACAGTAAAAGCATTATTGCAACGGGTTAATGCGCAAAGTGGCGATATTATTTTCTTTGCTGCTGATAAAATTAAAATTGTGAATGAATCATTAGGCGCGCTGCGCTCGAAGATTGGTCACGATAGAAAATTATTTACCTGTGACTGGGCTGCGTTGTGGATAGTCGATTTCCCAATGTTTGAGTTCACTGATGGGCGTTGGAATTCATTGCACCATCCCTTCACTGCTCCAGTATTAAAATCCTTAGAAGATTTAACCGAATCTCCTGGAGAATTGATTTCTCGTGGATATGATATGGTGATTAATGGTTACGAAGTCGGTGGTGGCTCGATTCGTATTCACCAAACTGAAATGCAACAAAAAGTATTTGAATTGTTAGGTATTGGCGCGCAAGAAGCCGATGAGAAATTTGGCTTCTTGCTCGATGCTTTAAAATTTGGATGTCCTCCACACGGTGGAATTGCGTTTGGATTAGATCGTATTACCATGTTATTGACCAATACGACATCAATACGTGATGTGATTGCATTTCCAAAAACGCAGACGGCAAGTTGTTTGATGACGAATGCGCCGTCGCCAGTGGATACAAAACAGTTACAAGAGTTAGGTATAAAAACAAATAAAGCAACTAGTTAG
- a CDS encoding DUF502 domain-containing protein, protein MRRYFISGLLAWIPIVVTLLALSFLVRFITSIYHTASKYFHFGVNIPGFGIILTFLVIFLTGVFAANFIGKKMTSLWTMFIGKIPLVRTIYLGVKQVLETMFTKGQAFRKVYLVEYPRKGLWTIAFQTGKGDEAFNSQIGPAGVITLFVPTTPNPTSGFILFAREEELIPLDMGVDQALKYVISLGVVHP, encoded by the coding sequence ATTCGACGATACTTCATCTCAGGCCTGCTCGCTTGGATTCCTATTGTCGTGACGCTTTTAGCGCTTAGCTTTCTAGTGAGATTTATTACCAGTATCTATCATACGGCATCTAAATATTTTCATTTTGGTGTTAATATTCCTGGGTTTGGAATCATTCTTACTTTCTTGGTTATTTTCTTGACGGGCGTTTTTGCGGCTAACTTTATCGGCAAGAAAATGACCAGTTTGTGGACAATGTTTATCGGAAAAATTCCCTTGGTGCGTACGATTTACTTGGGTGTCAAGCAAGTGTTAGAAACCATGTTTACCAAGGGTCAAGCATTTCGTAAAGTGTATTTAGTTGAATATCCACGCAAAGGTTTATGGACCATCGCTTTTCAAACCGGTAAAGGGGATGAAGCCTTTAATTCTCAAATTGGGCCGGCGGGAGTCATTACCTTGTTTGTGCCGACAACTCCCAACCCTACTTCTGGATTTATTCTTTTTGCGCGTGAAGAAGAGCTTATCCCCTTAGACATGGGTGTGGATCAAGCATTGAAGTATGTGATTTCTTTAGGGGTGGTTCATCCTTAG
- a CDS encoding zinc ribbon domain-containing protein, whose translation MPIYEYLCENCGKELEKIQKISDAPLLDCPECGKAQLRKKISAVGFQLKGTGWYATDFKDKPKAPDATKSDAAGGAVKENTAKAE comes from the coding sequence ATGCCTATTTACGAATATCTATGTGAAAATTGTGGTAAAGAATTAGAGAAAATTCAAAAAATCAGTGACGCGCCTTTGCTGGATTGCCCTGAGTGTGGTAAAGCACAATTGCGTAAGAAAATATCTGCAGTAGGTTTTCAGCTTAAAGGTACTGGTTGGTACGCAACAGATTTTAAGGATAAACCTAAAGCGCCCGATGCAACCAAGAGTGATGCTGCTGGCGGCGCAGTAAAAGAAAATACTGCAAAAGCAGAATAA